The genomic segment ATTCTTAAGGACGTAAAATCAGGACTTCATGAGGAACCACTGAGGATCTCCCTCctaataaagccatgtgagttgtgtctttattcccatgcctccacaCTGGTCCAGAGAGAGTTTATGTTAGGAACTGATTGAGAGAAGTAATTTATGGTCCGGGCTAGCACCGGACCCCGACATTATACAAAATTGAACCAATTGCCCATAAAagagaatatataataaatatatagtacATAAATACAATAGAACATTTCCCAATTATAAGATACAGTAATTCTGAAAattacaggtaaatggatggagctagaaataaacactttaagtgatgtaacccagacccacaaataCATGTGCCTTATGTTCTCTCTGTATGTGAATTCTTGATTGTAGTCTTTGGGgtatgtatttaaatttaagtGCCTATAGAAGGCCAAATGCAAGTAAGGATGACTAGGAATTGTATTTCAAGGAAAGAGGAATGGAATTTAGATAGTATCAAGTAGAAAGTGGAATTATGTAAGACTGAGTGGAGTGGAAGACAAAAGGTAAGGTAGAGGAGGGAATATGGGAGTTACaaaaaacagtaatttaaaaatgctGTATCTAAACCTGTGGATAAGTATTCTTCctaagatatttatatatacaaatatataaaagggCCTTAAATGGAGTTACTGTGTTATTTGCCATTCTGGAGGTGGGGGGACCTGGGAGGATTGAGCCAATCAATGTTGCAAGGTAAAGTCTCATTCAATAAACAAcattattcagagcatcagacagtttatactctgagggttagGAGGAGCCACATGAGTGAAATGCATCAtgacaaaaacatgtttttccatagaggattataaataaataacaatatccAACTGAGTTGTAATGtgtaatctgaagtaaactcactcttATGAGCTACACTTGCAAGGAACATGAAAACACATTCCAATAATGGTTTCATATTCTGAACAAACTGAACTCACAGTACTCTGGCCTTGTTTTCTTAGACTTTTCTTATAAGCCCTATCACATAAATCTGTTCTTGGACCACGTTATGATACTATATAATGGTGTGCCATGCATGTGTGGGACCAAGGCCCCAATTAGATACCAGAtactataaaattaaataaaattgatatttctTTTCAAGACATTTGACATTAGGGTCTCATAGAACCCCCAACAATATTAAAAACTATTACCCTGACTCTTGGATACCCTTCAGAAATTGATAGTAGGCCCCTATAAGCAAGATAAATGCTAGAGTCCTAGAACATGAAGAAATAGAGCTGCTATAAATTTGGAAGATTCATCCCTACTGACTTGTCTCAATAGTTCtagaagtttttatttatgttatcaGGGGAAAAGGTAATCAAGAATCTTACCTGCTTGTGACCTCCACAAGCTACAGTAAAACAAACTTGACAAAATACCCCCTCTGGTGActtagtggcatgaatgttatgggaATAACTACTTTCTGATGGAATTTAGAGCCCTCTCTGTGAAACAGAATTTATGCCTCATGCTGTTAACCAAGAAAAAACTGACTAGGCCATAGACCCTGAGGAAGAATCCAAtactattattctactaaataGACATAATAACAATCCTACACCTTAGGGTAAATCAATGCCTATAAAATACTGTATCTCTCAACCATCACCAGGGAAACTTTTTTTTAGAAGAGTTGGTGATTAAGTCTACAAACCTACAACTtgtcaacatgcagagaataacaaaacatacttatttttaatgaaacatCTATATCACACTCTTTAGACCTAAGTCTCAAGAATCATCATGGAAagagtggaaagattgtaagtcAGGAGTTGAGCATCATCAATGAAACAACATTCGTTGGGCGTGACAGGGCCATTGCACATGACCTCATAGTGTCTATAGCTGCATGTAACAGAATGTAAGCAAGATAATGCTAGCCAGAAGGCCACCTTGGATGGTGGAGAGGTTATTTATATGTTCTACCACTGCCTAAGAAGGTATGGATAATTGATGACTGATGGAAGAGGGACAGTAAGTTTTCCTCAGAGATGCAGCAAAGTAAAAGCTGCATATGCTTCAACACATGGTCCAACATGTATCCATATATAGGTAGTACTAAATGGACTTAGtggacaagagaaagagagattgagAGCCTCTGGTAACTATCATTCTACTCTCAGCTATGTGATGTCACCTTCTTTGAATTCAACGAGAGTGatcagtattttttatcttttgccTAGCTTTCTTCACTCAACAGGTCCTATAGTTCCACTTTTAATACATAATATAGAATTGTCTATGAAGAATTGGAAAATTGGTAAATCCTCTAGATAGGGTCTAAAAAGAATCAtggtcttttcctttttttgactGCAAATATACCCTAGTTTTCTTCTGGCATAACTGTCATAAGGAACATACTCAGTGTTGTTTTATAAAACAGATGTGTATGATATGACCAGACCTTTATAGGTAATGAAAGGAATGAATTGAACTCTGGTTGACTGACTCAGATTTTCTCCCTTGTATCCACAAATTCAAATGTCTCTGAATCTTATTGTTACTTCATATTACTCACATAGATATTTTTTATCCATTACAACTCTCAACTAGGTAAAATAAGAGATAATTGTATAATCGAGTATAGCACCAGTCGACATCATCTACAAGTTGACTGTAAAAAATGGGTGTTTGATTTCCCTTCAAGAAATCATTCACTTATCCTCAGTCTGTCTTTAATTAACGCCTTTCCATTCACTGGAGGTTTAGGAAACTGGCTCTCAGATGAGGAGTCTCTGCAGAAATGCCCAAAGTCCATACCAGAAAATCCCTGTAGAATTAACAGAATTTTACCCTGCCATCAAGATAACTAATTAATCACTGACACACATGGAAAGAAGGTGTCCTAGTTATTCAAAATTTAATCCCCAATGTTTTAAAGACTTGTCATTTATTCTGAATCCCCTAAAACTAAGAAACTTCATAAGGGAAGCCAATGATAtaaaatgtgtgtctgtgaactCAAAATATTAAGATGGATTTTAAGTTACTTACCAACATGAAGAAATTCAGATCTCCAAAGCACTTCActactttattgtttttacacTTTACTTACTTAATTTTCATGTCTCTAAACTGAATATATCTTGACAAGATATAATGAAACAGTAAATGAGCCATCCAGTTAATCTGAGTTCAGAAATACTACAGATTATCAGTAAATATCCAGGTGAGATATTAATATATCTGTAAAATAATTTGAGGATGtagagtaaaataaatttttgatttAGTGgaataattgtatttttttctgaagaacagaaaatgcaATTTTACTTATAGTGGTTTGTTAGatcttctaaataaaaattaacttttgaaAACTAAACCTAAATACTTTCAGTTGATTTCCATATTCTGTTgtgctaaaataataaaagagagttATTTTACAGTtcttaaagtatattttcaaaatctttaaattaaagaaatataaaatgttaaagatTCAAAATTATAAGTGGatacttttttattcatttgactATATTTTTACTATAAAACTATAGAAAATTTAATCATATTATTGTGAATGGATAGCAAAAATAATATGTTAAGTTCAGAAGAATGGTcagttaaatattaattaaaatgtgttcCATTTTTTAAACATGCAGCTTAGAAAGTTTAAATCCTAAGCAAAACACCACTGCTTCACTATGGTTATTCTAAATGTATAGAATGTCAATGACATACGTAGTCTGGGTCTGAGAAAGTGTTTGAGTGTCCTTAAATCATTTGTGTGATGGTTTTATTCATGAGggtaattaaaattaataatttgtaaaattaaaaattaaaatgcatgcaAAAAAGACTACAGTATGTTCGTATACAAAATGTTCTACCTATACTGTGTTAAGCCAAGAGACTTTTATTCTTTCTGATGGAGAAAGATAATTGCAACAATGTTTTGAGTTCCATGCCGTTTTTGCACTTGATACAGTACAATGTTACACTGGTAACACTATAACAGTATACAGTAAATCAGAGTGATATTGAATTCTGAAATACAGAAATTTAGAAACAAATGACTACATAGATTTAAATACTCAGATAACTGTATATCTACtaaaatcataacaaaaataaaggtaTTGATTAATTCTGAATGAATTGGAGTTATATAAGTTGGGTATTTAGAGTGATCAGTATTTGGAATAAGAATGGATTCTTCGTCATCGAATCTCATGTTAACTATATCTACAAGAGGCTTAAAACTAGACCAACAGTTAGCATACCTAGATAATTATGAGTAGCAACCCCATTTGGAAGTCAATCAGATGAGAGGAGTAGGAACTATATTATGTTAAAATGAGTATGAAGTGATTTGAAACTAAGAAAACATTATGGTGTTTTATATTCATACACTGACTTAAAGGATAAAgagatttttctgaaaatattcagCTGCTACTTTACCTGGGAAAAGTGTAAGCTGGAgaaattcatttatttcaaaCCACTCTgattctgtgtatattttaaaaattcttgactAGTTCCAAGAGATAATTCCTTTTTCAGCAATATTTGGATCCCATAATACAATGTTTAGAATGTTTTTGCCTGAAGGATTTTCTTATAAGATTCTTTCATATTGAGAAAAGACAGTTAACAGGCTATGGATTTGTTCTCTGGTACAGGCCAGCTCATGCAGCTAAACCTTTTTCTCTAGGAGTTCCATAGTTCATTTCAGGACAGCCCCGTGTGCATTATCTATGAGTTACTGTTCCCAATGACGTATGCTGGGCATGCTGCTCTTCAGGAGACAGCAGATGATGATGTGATGAGGGTTTCCTATTAATATTGTAGTTAGAACAGTGTAATAAGATACAGTCTACTTGTAATTGCAGGTGAATTACTTTATTATGTTGTCTTAACCCAGATCAGGAATCATGAAGGAAAATCATTCTATGACAACAGAGTTCATCCTTGTGGGATTCTCAGAAAACCCAGTCCTGAAGGCCCTCCTGTTCTTGTTGTTCTCTGTAATCTACCTGGTCACCATGGTTGGGAATCTTGGGCTAGTGGTCTTGATCTACATGGAACACCGTcttcacacacccatgtacatCTTTCTGGGCAACCTGGCTCTCATGGATTCCTGCTGCTCCTGTGCCATCACTCCAAAAATGCTAGAGAACTTTATTTCCGTGGACAAAAGGATTTCCCTCTATGAATGCATGACACAgttctattttctctgttttgctgAAACTGCAGACTGCTTCCTACTTGCAGTgatggcctatgatcgctatgtGGCCGTATGCCACCCACTGCAGTACCACACCATGATGTCCAAGAAGCTCTCCATTCAGATGAGTATAGGCACCTTCATTGCCAGTAACCTGCATTCAATCATTCAGACAAGTTGTCTGTTAAGATTAAATTTCTGTAAATCAAATCACATTTATCACTTCTTCTGTGACATACTTCCACTCTATAGGCTCTCTTGTACAGATCCTTTTATTAATGAActaatgatatatattttttcaatgcCAATTCAAGTCTTTACCATTACCACTGTCTTGGTCTCTTATTTCTGCATTCTTTTcactattttcaaaatgaaatccaAGGATGGGAGAGGAAAAGCATTTTCTACTTGTGcatcccattttctttctgtgtcaatATTTTACATCTGCCTTCTTACATATATAGGACCATCTAAAGATGGTAATAAAGATATACCAGTGGCtgtattttatacaataataattCCTTTGTTAAACCCTTTTATTTACAGCCTGAGAAACAAGGAGGTTTTAAATGCTGTTAAGAAAGTTATGAAAAtttatagtatttaaaaaaaatcttcatcgTCTACAGTGCATTAATTTCATCTCATTagaataattttatgaatatgaaatatagaaaattaaaaatgtgttagTTTTAAAATCACTATACTCTATACAAACACAATTCCAAAATAATTTTCAACTATTATTCTGcaatatataataagaaaaaaataatggttctatctacttttattattgttaagAGATTTTTCTTTAGTACTGTAATTCCATATTCAATAAACTAATACAATAAAGTATTTGAGTAATTTAATGTTTAACAAAATTCttctttaattaatattatttatataatgaaagaaattttgctatttttctagAATATCCAAATCTAAAATTTCTAGgcatttactgatttttaaaaaatctttccttctattactcctttttaaaaacaaatacaataataTAGAAACCCtactaaataattataaatatcttccttcagaatatttttattaatatcatgaattattaatatttgtaaatagTCACATAAATTTATATGCCACTTACTCATTTTCTCAGTTTATGTTATATTAGTAGATTCTTAATCTAGAAAGTTTAAATTTCAAAGTTGTGGTATCTTTTTTTCCAGTAACTGTTATCTCACACAGGTATGGgagtgtgcatatatataacacatatataaatatatattcatatatatatatgtatagccTTCTCAGTTTGTATACTTCTACTTGCATTCATGCATTCAGGGATGGCCATCTTGGACTGGATAACCATTGGTGTGCTCTTATCTTGGTAAAACTATAGTTGACTTTCGCAACACTCCTTAGTTACttgtggtttctttgtgtagggctgaggcctcctaGACTTTCCCTGTCCATGCTAACTTTGTTATTATTAATGACATTTGGCTGTGAAGGaaacaaattaatattaataGAGTTTGATGTACACTTTGCCCAAACTCATTAATGTGAGCATCTTTATACTATCATGGCATTTTTCTTATTAAGAGAGCTTTGCTAATACAATACTATTACCTGTACAGTTCATATTGAATTTTAATACATCTTTCATTAGCGTCTCCAATGGAATGTGACAGTGTTTTAGACTGTCCAATGACCTTGACACTTGAGAAGAATTCTGTCAATGCATATTATATCAttcttatttgaattattttcatatatccccattattatatttatattttggaaatgaaTATGACAGAATTTAATTATGCTTATTTCATCAGGGCTTACTTGCATCAACATGACTTACTGCCCTTGTTCATAGTTTAGTTTGTTGGACTAAATGTAAGGATGTTTGGTTTCACTCGTGGAAGTTGTCTATCTCTTTTTCATACCactcattaaaaagtaaaaaagtacaaatagatagattatagatatagatagatagatagatagatagatagatagatagatagatagatagataattttaaGATAAAGGACTTACATTATATTCTATGTGGAGAGAAATATCATAAATtgtggaaatattttaatatcagatcagtaattaagaaaaatgcattAAAGAATGAAAATGCCATGTTAAAGCCACATAACCCATTCTGGCATCTCTATGGGTTTAGGGGGAAAGTGTGATACTTCTGGGACAAAAACTAAAGATTTGTGAAGAAAGTTATATAAGAACAATTAAAAGTAGACATTATAGATTTTTCAACAGAACAAGCACCTAACATTAGGCATAGGAACATAGTAGAAAGggcattcccctcccccactcaatACCTGCCTTCAGCTGtgccttaaaagagaaaggaaggtctCTTCCAGTGCCACCAAAGCAAAAACTGCACTCTAAAATAATGCATGCTACACGTACAATTTCTTTTTTGCAACAACAAGACACTGAAGAAGGGATTCCCAGGTTTGTTAGTTTGTTCACCGAAGCTAAGGTTGAATTTTAGTGACAAAATACTGGCTGGGGTGAATGGGTCAGAAcctgatatatttttatatctcttCTGTTGAAAACCAAGTCTTTGGACAACACACAGTATCATTATGAAGTCAAGAAATCAATCGAGACTTGAATGCAGAATCATGTAGCAGGAAGTTAAAGTTGGACTCTGTTACAGAGGAAAGTGAAAGGTGTTTTTATTTGGGAACAATGGCTCTACTTCTGGGAGAATGAATGAACTCAACTATGAGTGGATAACTGTGGGGcctgaggcagag from the Arvicola amphibius chromosome 10, mArvAmp1.2, whole genome shotgun sequence genome contains:
- the LOC119824218 gene encoding olfactory receptor 181-like translates to MKENHSMTTEFILVGFSENPVLKALLFLLFSVIYLVTMVGNLGLVVLIYMEHRLHTPMYIFLGNLALMDSCCSCAITPKMLENFISVDKRISLYECMTQFYFLCFAETADCFLLAVMAYDRYVAVCHPLQYHTMMSKKLSIQMSIGTFIASNLHSIIQTSCLLRLNFCKSNHIYHFFCDILPLYRLSCTDPFINELMIYIFSMPIQVFTITTVLVSYFCILFTIFKMKSKDGRGKAFSTCASHFLSVSIFYICLLTYIGPSKDGNKDIPVAVFYTIIIPLLNPFIYSLRNKEVLNAVKKTLKKGFPGLLVCSPKLRLNFSDKILAGVNGSEPDIFLYLFC